The following proteins come from a genomic window of Blastococcus sp. HT6-30:
- the disA gene encoding DNA integrity scanning diadenylate cyclase DisA has product MPAAVDPEVALRELLGRIAPGTALRDGLERILAGRTGALIVLGYDRVVESLCTGGFALDVALSATRLRELAKMDGAVIVSYDGSRIVRAGVHLMPDPTVPTEESGTRHRTAERVAVQTGFPVISVSQSMHIISVYVTGRRYTLEHPTTILARANQALAALERYKLRLDEVASTLSALEIEDLVTVRDAMSVSQRLEMVRRIADEIEGFVVELGTDGRLLALQLDEMLAGVEEDRGLLVRDYLPPSGRRPRTIDQVLTDLRALTATELLDLSAVARCYGLPTSPDALDSPVSPRGYRLLARVPRLPAGIIDRLVDHFGGLQKLLAATIEDLLAVEGVGEARARGIREGLSRLAETSILDRYS; this is encoded by the coding sequence GTGCCCGCCGCTGTGGACCCCGAGGTCGCTCTGCGCGAGCTCCTCGGCCGCATCGCCCCTGGCACGGCGCTGCGCGACGGCCTCGAGCGCATCCTCGCCGGACGCACCGGCGCGCTGATCGTGCTCGGCTACGACCGCGTGGTCGAGTCGCTGTGCACCGGTGGGTTCGCGCTGGACGTGGCGCTCTCCGCGACCCGGCTCCGCGAGCTGGCGAAGATGGACGGCGCGGTGATCGTCTCCTACGACGGCAGCCGCATCGTCCGGGCCGGCGTGCACCTCATGCCCGACCCGACGGTCCCGACGGAGGAGTCGGGCACCCGGCACCGCACCGCCGAGAGGGTCGCCGTGCAGACCGGCTTCCCGGTGATCTCGGTGAGCCAGTCGATGCACATCATCAGCGTGTACGTCACCGGCCGGCGGTACACCCTCGAGCACCCGACCACCATCCTGGCCCGCGCCAACCAGGCGCTCGCGGCGCTGGAGCGCTACAAGCTGCGCCTCGACGAGGTCGCCAGCACCCTCTCCGCACTGGAGATCGAGGACCTCGTCACCGTGCGCGACGCGATGAGCGTCAGCCAGCGGCTGGAGATGGTGCGGCGCATCGCCGACGAGATCGAGGGCTTCGTCGTCGAGCTCGGCACCGACGGGCGACTGCTCGCCCTGCAGCTCGACGAGATGCTGGCCGGCGTCGAGGAGGACCGCGGTCTCCTGGTGCGCGACTACCTCCCGCCCAGCGGCCGCCGTCCCCGCACCATCGACCAGGTGCTCACCGACCTGCGCGCCCTGACGGCGACCGAGCTCCTCGACCTCTCGGCCGTCGCCCGCTGCTACGGGCTCCCCACGTCGCCGGATGCGCTGGACTCCCCCGTCAGCCCGCGCGGCTACCGCCTGCTGGCCCGGGTGCCCCGGCTGCCCGCGGGCATCATCGACCGGCTCGTGGACCACTTCGGCGGTCTGCAGAAGCTGCTCGCGGCCACCATCGAGGACCTGCTGGCCGTGGAGGGTGTCGGTGAGGCCCGGGCCCGCGGCATCCGCGAGGGCCTGTCGCGGCTGGCCGAGACCTCGATCCTCGACCGCTACAGCTGA
- the radA gene encoding DNA repair protein RadA has translation MPAPGVKSARPAHRCTECGHASAKWVGRCPECQAWGTLQETGAAVSGLRAVSAGQVSAPARPIAQVELAGARAVPTGIAEFDRVLGGGLVPGAVLLVAGEPGVGKSTLLLEVAQRVAAANGPALVVSGEESAGQVRLRAERIGALHDQLYLAAETELSAVLAHVEAVNPSLLVLDSVQTVRSPAVEGTDGGSTQVRAVASALTGVAKSRGMTTILVGHVTKDGAIAGPRTLEHLVDVVISFDGERHSTLRLVRATKNRFGPADEIGCFEIGDSGVVGVPDPSALFVSRRADPVPGSCVTVTLEGSRPLVAEVQALVASTGGGGSPRRAVSGLDGQRVAMVNAVVERRGRVKLADADVFAASVGGVRIAEPAADLALALAIASAAKDTPLPAGMVALGEVGLSGEIRRVGGTGRRLAEAARQGYRVALVPPDAGNAPAGMRLIEVPDLGTAFHKLF, from the coding sequence GTGCCCGCCCCCGGAGTGAAGTCCGCTCGCCCCGCCCACCGCTGCACCGAGTGCGGCCACGCATCGGCCAAGTGGGTCGGGCGCTGCCCCGAGTGCCAAGCCTGGGGCACGCTGCAGGAGACCGGCGCCGCGGTGAGCGGCCTCCGCGCCGTCTCCGCCGGCCAGGTCAGCGCCCCGGCCCGGCCGATCGCCCAGGTGGAGCTGGCCGGGGCCCGCGCGGTGCCCACGGGCATCGCGGAGTTCGACCGTGTGCTCGGTGGCGGCCTGGTGCCCGGCGCCGTCCTGCTCGTCGCCGGCGAACCGGGGGTCGGCAAGTCCACCCTGCTGCTCGAGGTCGCCCAGCGCGTCGCCGCCGCCAACGGCCCGGCGCTGGTCGTGTCCGGCGAGGAGTCCGCCGGGCAGGTGCGGCTGCGGGCCGAGCGGATCGGCGCCCTGCACGACCAGCTGTACCTGGCCGCGGAGACCGAGCTGTCCGCCGTGCTGGCTCACGTGGAGGCGGTCAACCCCTCGCTCCTGGTCCTCGACAGCGTGCAGACCGTGCGCTCCCCCGCCGTCGAGGGCACCGACGGCGGCTCCACCCAGGTGCGCGCCGTGGCCTCGGCGCTCACCGGCGTGGCGAAGAGCCGCGGCATGACGACCATCCTGGTCGGCCACGTGACGAAGGACGGCGCCATCGCCGGTCCCCGCACGCTCGAGCACCTGGTCGACGTGGTCATCTCCTTCGACGGCGAGCGGCACTCCACCCTGCGCCTGGTGCGGGCCACCAAGAACCGGTTCGGCCCCGCCGACGAGATCGGCTGCTTCGAGATCGGCGACAGCGGCGTCGTCGGCGTTCCCGACCCGTCGGCGCTCTTCGTGTCACGGCGGGCCGATCCGGTTCCCGGCAGCTGCGTCACCGTGACGCTGGAGGGCAGCCGGCCACTGGTGGCCGAGGTCCAGGCGCTGGTGGCGAGCACCGGCGGGGGCGGGTCCCCGCGCCGCGCCGTCAGCGGGTTGGACGGGCAGCGGGTGGCCATGGTCAACGCCGTGGTGGAGCGGCGCGGGCGCGTGAAGCTCGCCGATGCCGACGTGTTCGCGGCCTCGGTCGGTGGCGTGCGGATCGCCGAGCCGGCGGCCGACCTGGCCCTGGCCCTGGCGATCGCGTCCGCCGCCAAGGACACCCCGCTCCCCGCCGGCATGGTGGCCCTCGGCGAGGTCGGGCTCTCCGGCGAGATCCGGCGGGTGGGCGGGACCGGTCGCCGGCTGGCCGAGGCCGCCCGCCAGGGATACCGGGTCGCGCTCGTCCCCCCCGACGCCGGCAACGCCCCCGCAGGCATGCGCCTGATCGAGGTCCCCGACCTCGGAACGGCCTTCCACAAGCTGTTCTGA
- a CDS encoding copper chaperone PCu(A)C has product MNRALRAATMGVLLLSPPALAACSAGQVTQTATQERDKAGAMAQVGDITLRAVNIAYPEGGAYEAGDDATLELAIVNGSNEADTLTGITGEGFGEAVIDTAAASPSTSAAPQAPTPSGGGAGAADELEIPARSTVFVGAEGGPVITLTDLDQALTTGQRVELVLTFENAGEVSVGAPVATPDEVLERDESFDFHQEEHGEGANQRDTEVAGGGNPENVDEQHG; this is encoded by the coding sequence GTGAACCGCGCTCTGCGCGCCGCCACGATGGGCGTTCTGCTCCTCTCCCCGCCCGCGCTCGCCGCGTGCAGCGCGGGGCAGGTGACGCAGACCGCCACCCAGGAGCGCGACAAGGCCGGCGCCATGGCCCAGGTCGGCGACATCACCCTGCGCGCCGTCAACATCGCCTACCCCGAGGGCGGCGCGTACGAGGCCGGCGACGACGCCACCCTCGAGCTGGCCATCGTGAACGGCTCCAACGAGGCCGACACGCTGACCGGCATCACCGGCGAGGGGTTCGGCGAGGCGGTCATCGACACCGCCGCGGCCTCGCCGTCCACCAGCGCGGCGCCGCAGGCGCCGACCCCCTCCGGCGGCGGCGCGGGGGCCGCCGACGAGCTCGAGATCCCGGCCCGCTCCACCGTGTTCGTCGGCGCCGAGGGCGGCCCGGTGATCACGCTGACCGACCTGGACCAGGCGCTGACCACCGGCCAGCGCGTCGAGCTGGTCCTCACCTTCGAGAACGCCGGCGAGGTCAGCGTGGGCGCCCCGGTGGCCACGCCCGACGAGGTCCTCGAGCGCGACGAGTCCTTCGACTTCCACCAGGAGGAGCACGGCGAGGGGGCCAACCAGCGGGACACCGAGGTCGCCGGCGGCGGAAACCCGGAGAACGTCGACGAGCAGCACGGCTGA
- a CDS encoding UbiA family prenyltransferase, translating into MATIRALVLATHPGPAVAVTVVATLLAVAADVPAGRAALLCAAVLAGQASIGWSNDWLDADRDRAVARADKPVVQGALTPRSLRGAAVLAAATAVVLSLLLGAVPGLLLLLLVASGWAYNAGLKRTAWSGAGYVVGFGALPAGVVAAAPGTAVAPWWLVTAGAALGAAAHLANVAPDLEDDLATGVRGLPHRLGPRASAVSGALLLAAASLVLVLGPRGAPTAAGWAALALTAPAAVVAGLSGGVPRFRRLAFPAVLLLTVLDVVLLVSGGAALA; encoded by the coding sequence ATGGCCACCATCCGGGCACTGGTCCTCGCGACCCACCCCGGCCCGGCGGTCGCGGTCACCGTCGTCGCCACCCTCCTGGCGGTCGCCGCGGACGTCCCGGCCGGCCGGGCCGCACTGCTCTGCGCCGCCGTTCTCGCAGGTCAGGCCTCCATCGGCTGGAGCAACGACTGGCTCGACGCCGACCGCGACCGGGCCGTGGCGCGCGCGGACAAGCCGGTCGTGCAGGGCGCCCTGACGCCCCGGTCGCTGCGCGGCGCGGCCGTGCTGGCAGCCGCCACCGCCGTCGTCCTCTCCCTCCTCCTCGGCGCCGTGCCCGGCCTGCTCCTCCTCCTGCTCGTCGCCAGCGGCTGGGCCTACAACGCCGGCCTCAAGCGCACGGCGTGGTCCGGCGCCGGCTACGTCGTCGGCTTCGGCGCCCTGCCCGCCGGGGTGGTCGCCGCCGCGCCCGGGACCGCGGTCGCCCCGTGGTGGCTCGTCACCGCGGGCGCCGCCCTCGGCGCGGCCGCCCATCTCGCGAACGTCGCGCCGGACCTCGAGGACGACCTGGCCACCGGCGTCCGGGGGCTGCCCCACCGGCTGGGGCCACGGGCGTCGGCCGTCTCCGGGGCGCTGCTCCTCGCGGCGGCGTCCCTGGTACTCGTGCTCGGCCCGCGCGGCGCACCGACGGCGGCCGGCTGGGCGGCGCTCGCGCTGACCGCACCGGCCGCCGTCGTGGCCGGCCTGTCGGGCGGCGTGCCGCGCTTCCGCAGGCTGGCCTTCCCGGCCGTGCTGCTCCTGACGGTCCTCGACGTGGTCCTGCTGGTCAGCGGCGGGGCAGCCCTGGCCTGA
- a CDS encoding CarD family transcriptional regulator, protein MGFTVGETVVYPHHGAALIEAIEKRTIKGVEKAYLVLKVAQGDLTVRVPADNAEIVGVRDVVGQEGLNRVFEVLRAPHTEEPTNWSRRYKANLEKLASGDVNKVAEVVRDLWRRDKDRGLSAGEKRMLSKARQILVSELALAEGTNEDKAEVLLDEVLAS, encoded by the coding sequence ATGGGCTTCACTGTCGGCGAGACCGTCGTCTATCCGCACCACGGGGCCGCTCTCATCGAGGCGATCGAGAAGCGAACCATCAAGGGCGTAGAGAAGGCCTACCTCGTGCTGAAGGTCGCCCAGGGCGACCTCACCGTGCGCGTGCCGGCCGACAACGCAGAGATCGTCGGCGTCCGTGACGTCGTCGGTCAGGAGGGGCTCAACCGCGTGTTCGAGGTGCTCCGCGCCCCGCACACCGAGGAGCCGACGAACTGGTCGCGCCGCTACAAGGCCAATCTCGAGAAGTTGGCCTCGGGTGACGTGAACAAGGTCGCCGAGGTCGTGCGTGACCTCTGGCGTCGTGACAAGGACCGGGGCCTCTCCGCGGGCGAGAAGCGCATGCTGTCCAAGGCCCGCCAGATCCTGGTGAGCGAGCTCGCGCTCGCCGAGGGCACCAACGAGGACAAGGCCGAGGTCCTGCTCGACGAGGTCCTCGCCAGCTGA
- the ispD gene encoding 2-C-methyl-D-erythritol 4-phosphate cytidylyltransferase, with the protein MHAAAIVAAAGSGSRLGADRPKALVPLAGRPLVTWAVEGLLAAGVTEVVVTVPPAERAAFAAALPAAVRLVDGGSTRTASVRAGLAALSGPGRPVADVVLVHDAARPLTPSDVVARVLGALAAGAPAVVPVLPVVDTTVAVDDDGVVVEAVPRAPLRRVQTPQGFDRAILVAAYAALDDAAELTDDAAVVRAAGVPVRTVPGDERAAKITVPHDLVLAEMSVRTTGERASQGAPATEERNEPGAEPSCEVAR; encoded by the coding sequence GTGCACGCTGCCGCCATCGTCGCAGCGGCCGGGAGCGGTTCGCGTCTGGGCGCCGACCGGCCGAAGGCGCTGGTCCCGCTGGCGGGGCGCCCGCTGGTCACCTGGGCCGTCGAGGGCCTGCTGGCCGCCGGCGTGACCGAGGTCGTCGTCACCGTGCCGCCCGCCGAGCGCGCAGCCTTCGCGGCCGCCCTGCCCGCGGCGGTGCGGTTGGTCGACGGGGGCAGCACCCGCACGGCCTCCGTCCGGGCCGGTCTGGCCGCCCTGAGCGGCCCCGGCCGCCCCGTGGCCGACGTCGTCCTCGTCCACGACGCCGCGCGCCCGCTGACCCCGTCCGACGTCGTCGCCCGGGTGCTCGGTGCCCTGGCCGCCGGCGCCCCGGCGGTCGTGCCGGTCCTCCCCGTCGTCGACACCACGGTGGCGGTCGACGACGACGGCGTGGTCGTCGAGGCGGTGCCGCGCGCCCCGCTGCGCCGGGTGCAGACGCCGCAGGGTTTCGACCGCGCGATCCTGGTCGCCGCCTACGCCGCCCTGGACGACGCCGCCGAGCTGACCGACGACGCCGCCGTCGTCCGGGCCGCCGGCGTTCCGGTGCGCACGGTTCCCGGTGACGAGCGCGCCGCCAAGATCACCGTTCCGCACGACCTGGTCCTCGCGGAGATGAGCGTGCGGACGACGGGCGAGCGGGCATCGCAGGGAGCGCCGGCGACCGAGGAGCGGAACGAGCCCGGAGCCGAGCCGTCGTGCGAGGTGGCGCGATGA